A portion of the Adhaeribacter radiodurans genome contains these proteins:
- a CDS encoding oxygenase MpaB family protein, which produces MDYFVDKSSVVRRIWGNSDTILFIFAGSAAEFALNKAVDWLYFTGRLPADPLGRLFSTVAYARLIVFSDRVGAYRAIDNMATIHAKVESNRGAAIPDWAYRDVLFMLIDYSIRAYELLERKLTLSEKIEVCQVFLQVGQRMGLVGLPTTYQDWLVMREQHLEQDLQYSHYTKDLYQQYKKHLGLFRFILLKQAQQLLVSEKVNKLLGLGKTAYMKPIVIAYKLSRKLKLDGLLKNSILPASYKAEIKSLDKIPA; this is translated from the coding sequence ATGGATTATTTTGTGGATAAAAGCTCGGTGGTAAGAAGAATCTGGGGCAACAGCGATACAATCTTATTTATTTTTGCCGGATCTGCGGCGGAATTTGCCTTAAATAAAGCGGTGGATTGGTTGTACTTTACTGGCCGATTACCCGCCGATCCGTTAGGACGATTATTTTCGACGGTGGCTTATGCGCGGTTAATAGTTTTTTCGGATAGAGTAGGAGCTTACCGGGCGATCGATAATATGGCAACTATTCATGCTAAGGTAGAAAGTAACCGGGGTGCCGCTATTCCGGACTGGGCCTACCGCGACGTATTGTTCATGCTGATTGATTATTCCATAAGGGCTTATGAATTACTGGAAAGAAAATTAACCCTGTCAGAGAAAATAGAAGTGTGCCAGGTGTTTTTGCAGGTGGGGCAGCGGATGGGATTAGTAGGACTTCCCACCACTTACCAGGATTGGCTAGTAATGCGAGAGCAACATTTAGAGCAAGATTTACAATACAGCCACTATACAAAGGATTTATATCAGCAATACAAAAAACATTTGGGGCTTTTCCGGTTTATTTTGCTAAAGCAGGCACAACAATTATTGGTTTCGGAAAAAGTAAATAAGCTGCTGGGTTTAGGTAAAACAGCTTACATGAAACCAATTGTAATTGCCTATAAACTCAGTAGAAAGTTAAAGTTAGATGGATTATTAAAAAACAGTATCTTGCCGGCTTCTTACAAAGCTGAAATCAAGAGTTTGGATAAAATTCCAGCTTAG
- a CDS encoding CoA-binding protein — MKKTVVLGATDNPSRFAYRAVHKLKQYGHEVVPVGIRNGDVAGIKIDTEKNPVENVDTVTLYVGPQNQPSWYDYILSLKPNRIIFNPGTENPELERKAAEQNIKTLHHCTLVMLAVGEY, encoded by the coding sequence ATGAAAAAAACAGTTGTATTAGGCGCTACGGATAATCCGTCGCGGTTTGCTTACCGGGCTGTACACAAATTAAAACAGTATGGTCATGAGGTAGTGCCCGTCGGAATCCGGAATGGCGATGTAGCCGGAATTAAGATTGACACTGAAAAAAATCCGGTAGAAAATGTAGATACAGTTACTTTATACGTGGGACCTCAAAATCAGCCTTCTTGGTACGATTATATTTTAAGTTTAAAGCCAAATCGTATTATATTTAACCCCGGCACTGAAAACCCGGAACTGGAAAGAAAAGCCGCCGAACAAAATATTAAAACTTTACATCACTGCACCTTGGTTATGTTGGCCGTAGGCGAATATTAA
- a CDS encoding RNA polymerase sigma factor, producing the protein MTEAELIRGLVKGEAKAHKTLYEKYAGVMLGICLRYLKNQMDAEEVMLTGFVKVFQHVTQFENKGSFEGWMKRIMVNEALGFLRKKEPMHLAIEKDILQVATEANAEQDLATEDLLRMLHELPAGYRAVFNLYAIEGYSHKEIGELLDISEGTSKSQLSKARAMLQRRLQNQESITL; encoded by the coding sequence GTGACCGAAGCGGAACTTATACGAGGCTTAGTTAAAGGTGAAGCCAAAGCCCATAAAACCCTGTATGAAAAGTACGCCGGGGTAATGTTAGGTATTTGTTTACGCTATTTAAAAAACCAGATGGATGCCGAAGAAGTAATGTTAACAGGGTTTGTGAAAGTGTTTCAACATGTTACTCAGTTCGAAAACAAAGGAAGTTTTGAAGGTTGGATGAAACGTATTATGGTAAACGAAGCACTCGGGTTTTTACGCAAGAAAGAACCAATGCATTTGGCCATAGAAAAAGATATTTTGCAGGTAGCCACCGAAGCCAACGCGGAACAGGATTTAGCCACCGAAGATTTATTACGCATGCTGCACGAACTACCCGCCGGCTACCGGGCCGTGTTTAACTTGTACGCCATTGAAGGATATTCGCACAAAGAAATTGGAGAGTTGCTGGATATATCGGAAGGAACCTCTAAATCTCAGTTAAGTAAGGCGCGGGCCATGTTGCAGCGGCGTTTACAAAACCAGGAATCGATTACGCTTTAA
- a CDS encoding outer membrane beta-barrel protein yields the protein MKRILIITALFWVAATAVSLANGLAAKPKYVASLLDTIQINLADGASLTLQVKNTSQLKNFQKYSLDSLMVLLNKYVQQVESMSKSSPNGSAEISMTFYPAKDLNNPNAPEQIKIKMASGNSGSKQTWSANAGDLVKVEVDYEDDEDDDDHNGSVYVNVKTRNDSLRKEKMERKMNRRHRFFSTIDLGLNTFVNVPELNNSLYDLKPIGSRYISLNQYISTRIGGVKSPLKFRTGLELAFNNYMLDKNRRITDENNTTVFYNESTLSLEKSKLTTSSLNLPVIIELNFKDKNGKESFKIGGGGFVGYRLGSHTKIKYQSEGNTYKDKERGNYNLEDMQYGVNFLIGYKWINLFAKYNLNDLFKDNRGPKMNVVSFGFRI from the coding sequence ATGAAACGCATACTTATCATTACAGCCCTTTTTTGGGTTGCCGCTACCGCTGTGTCTTTGGCGAACGGATTAGCTGCGAAACCTAAATATGTAGCCTCGCTCCTGGATACTATTCAGATTAATTTAGCCGATGGTGCCAGCCTAACCTTACAAGTTAAAAACACCAGCCAGCTAAAAAATTTCCAAAAATATAGCCTGGATTCCTTAATGGTTTTGTTAAATAAATACGTGCAGCAGGTGGAGAGCATGAGTAAGTCGAGCCCCAATGGTTCAGCCGAAATAAGCATGACCTTTTATCCGGCCAAAGACCTGAATAACCCTAATGCGCCCGAGCAAATTAAAATTAAAATGGCAAGCGGTAATAGTGGAAGCAAACAAACCTGGTCGGCTAATGCAGGAGACCTGGTTAAAGTAGAAGTAGACTACGAAGATGATGAGGACGATGATGACCACAATGGCTCGGTGTACGTGAATGTTAAAACCCGCAACGATAGCCTCCGGAAAGAAAAGATGGAACGTAAAATGAACCGCCGGCACCGCTTTTTCAGCACCATTGATTTAGGTTTGAACACCTTCGTAAATGTTCCTGAATTGAACAATAGCTTGTACGATTTAAAACCTATTGGTTCTCGTTACATTAGCTTAAACCAATACATTTCTACCCGCATTGGTGGAGTTAAAAGCCCGTTAAAATTCCGGACTGGTTTAGAACTTGCTTTTAATAATTACATGCTGGACAAAAACCGCCGCATTACCGATGAAAATAACACCACGGTTTTTTACAACGAGTCTACCTTATCTTTAGAAAAAAGTAAGCTTACCACTTCTTCGTTAAACTTACCGGTAATTATTGAATTAAACTTTAAAGACAAAAACGGCAAAGAATCCTTTAAGATTGGCGGCGGCGGCTTTGTGGGGTACCGTTTAGGCTCGCACACTAAAATTAAATACCAAAGCGAGGGCAATACCTACAAAGATAAAGAGCGCGGTAATTACAACCTGGAAGATATGCAGTACGGCGTTAATTTCTTAATTGGTTACAAATGGATTAATCTGTTTGCTAAATACAACCTGAATGACTTGTTCAAAGATAATCGCGGTCCTAAAATGAACGTTGTAAGTTTCGGCTTCCGGATTTAA
- a CDS encoding peroxiredoxin family protein — protein sequence MNKGLLISVILAVIVLGAWFIMRSEEPQIEQDNSNAQPTTSVARTPPTPANDLPNLPLTKPDQTKINAKDLKGKTVLIFFEPDCEHCQREANEMQKHLPAFAKYTVYFFSPAPFDQMQQFFMKYNLSGPNIFYAQTPFNIILQELGAIPAPSVYIYTEQGKLVKAFKGETPMENILPLL from the coding sequence ATGAATAAAGGATTATTGATTTCGGTAATATTAGCAGTTATTGTTTTAGGGGCTTGGTTTATTATGCGTTCAGAAGAGCCACAAATAGAACAGGATAATTCTAATGCGCAGCCTACCACTTCTGTGGCGAGAACTCCGCCCACCCCGGCTAACGATTTACCTAATTTGCCCCTTACCAAACCGGATCAAACAAAAATTAACGCTAAAGATTTAAAAGGAAAAACGGTTCTCATATTTTTTGAACCGGATTGTGAGCATTGTCAGCGCGAGGCGAACGAAATGCAAAAACATTTACCAGCTTTTGCCAAGTACACGGTCTACTTTTTTTCGCCGGCACCTTTTGATCAGATGCAGCAATTTTTTATGAAATATAATTTATCTGGTCCTAATATTTTTTACGCTCAAACCCCATTCAATATCATCTTACAAGAATTAGGCGCCATTCCGGCTCCTTCTGTTTATATTTACACGGAGCAGGGTAAACTGGTAAAAGCCTTTAAAGGGGAAACTCCCATGGAAAATATTTTGCCCTTGTTGTAG
- a CDS encoding NADH-quinone oxidoreductase subunit N → MRLNDLNYLMPLLVLVGAATLNMLVIAVKRNHKVIYGITLVAHIIALTTLLFLGNHPYTIDPFFIIDGWGIFNLGLILVTSLFVTMLSYAYFEQREERREEYYILLILATLGSCVLVISQHFMALFLGLEVLSVALYSLIAYLRTREHSDEAGIKYLILAAMSSAFLLFGMALIYADSGTMAFASIAAHLKALPELPPLLLTGFGLMVVGIGFKLGVVPFHMWAPDVYEGAPAPVTAFIATVSKGGMIALLIRFFAQVDGYRYPNLMLVFTIIAIASMLAGNLLALRQRNVKRLLAYSSIAHLGYILVAFLAGNQLGVEAVSFYLVAYFITSLGAFGVVALLSDTRRDADRLRDYRGLFWRRPATAAIFTAMLLSLAGIPLTAGFVGKFYILASGVNAQRWLLVIMLILNSVIGLYYYIKVIAAMFAQTQSSQKKTRKVLHPAISFATGATMAILALLLVYIGIYPTTLVQLLKGLLTTIVTTQ, encoded by the coding sequence ATGCGCTTAAATGATCTCAATTATCTGATGCCGCTGCTGGTATTAGTAGGAGCCGCTACCTTAAATATGCTGGTAATAGCGGTAAAACGAAATCATAAAGTTATATACGGCATAACCTTAGTAGCGCATATAATAGCCCTAACCACTCTTTTATTCCTTGGTAATCATCCCTACACGATAGATCCTTTTTTTATAATTGATGGTTGGGGTATCTTTAATTTAGGGCTGATTTTGGTAACGTCTCTTTTTGTTACCATGTTATCGTATGCCTACTTTGAACAACGGGAAGAACGCCGCGAAGAATATTATATCTTGCTTATTCTTGCCACTCTTGGTTCGTGCGTTTTAGTAATTAGCCAGCATTTTATGGCCCTATTTCTGGGGCTGGAAGTTTTAAGTGTGGCCTTATACAGTTTAATTGCTTATTTGCGTACCCGCGAACATTCCGATGAAGCCGGCATAAAATATTTAATTTTGGCGGCAATGTCGTCGGCTTTTTTACTATTTGGTATGGCATTAATTTATGCCGACAGTGGTACAATGGCTTTTGCGAGTATTGCCGCCCATTTAAAAGCTTTACCGGAATTGCCTCCTTTACTCTTAACCGGTTTCGGGCTAATGGTAGTGGGTATTGGATTTAAATTAGGAGTAGTGCCTTTTCATATGTGGGCGCCCGATGTGTACGAAGGGGCTCCGGCTCCGGTAACGGCCTTTATTGCCACGGTATCCAAAGGCGGCATGATAGCTTTGTTAATCCGCTTTTTTGCCCAGGTTGATGGATATCGTTACCCGAACCTGATGCTTGTTTTTACTATTATTGCCATTGCCTCTATGTTGGCGGGTAACTTGCTGGCTTTGCGGCAAAGAAACGTTAAACGATTACTGGCTTATTCTTCTATTGCGCATTTAGGATATATTCTGGTGGCTTTTTTAGCCGGTAATCAATTGGGAGTAGAAGCAGTTAGCTTTTATTTGGTAGCTTATTTTATTACCAGCCTCGGTGCGTTTGGAGTTGTAGCCTTGTTATCAGATACCCGGCGCGATGCCGATCGGCTCCGCGATTACCGCGGATTATTCTGGCGACGCCCCGCCACTGCCGCTATTTTTACAGCTATGCTGCTTTCTCTGGCGGGTATTCCGCTTACGGCAGGGTTTGTAGGTAAATTTTATATATTGGCTTCCGGAGTAAATGCCCAACGCTGGTTATTGGTTATTATGCTCATTCTTAATAGTGTAATTGGCTTATATTACTACATTAAAGTAATTGCCGCCATGTTTGCCCAAACACAATCCAGTCAGAAAAAAACTCGTAAAGTACTTCATCCGGCTATCTCGTTTGCTACAGGGGCTACAATGGCTATTTTAGCCCTATTATTGGTGTATATCGGAATTTACCCTACTACCCTGGTACAATTATTAAAAGGTTTACTAACCACAATTGTGACTACCCAATGA
- a CDS encoding TrmH family RNA methyltransferase translates to MLSKAALKYINSLQVKKYRHLHQAFLVEGAKSVKELLLSDYTIEKLFVTEEFLGKSTEIKAKSLTYELIDEKDLTRAGTFSTNNAALAIAKMKAPAFFAPDLSTLTLALDDIRDPGNLGTIIRIADWYGLQHIICSETCADFYNPKVIAATMGSFTRVNVVYVTLPEFLKKLPADLPLYGASLHGQNIHRLTLQPTGVLIMGNEAHGIRPEVESCLTQLIKIPRFGKAESLNVANATGIILDNFFRNG, encoded by the coding sequence ATGTTATCGAAAGCAGCTTTAAAATATATCAATTCTTTGCAAGTAAAAAAATACCGTCATCTCCACCAAGCCTTTTTGGTAGAAGGAGCTAAAAGCGTGAAAGAGTTGCTTTTATCTGATTACACCATTGAAAAGCTGTTCGTAACAGAAGAATTTCTAGGTAAAAGTACCGAAATAAAGGCGAAAAGTTTGACTTACGAGCTAATAGACGAAAAAGACCTTACCAGGGCCGGCACCTTTTCTACGAATAACGCCGCCTTGGCCATTGCTAAGATGAAAGCGCCTGCTTTTTTTGCACCAGATTTATCAACCTTAACGTTGGCTTTAGATGATATCCGCGATCCGGGAAATTTGGGTACTATTATCCGGATTGCTGATTGGTACGGTCTGCAGCATATTATTTGTTCGGAAACCTGCGCTGATTTTTACAATCCGAAAGTAATTGCAGCTACCATGGGCTCTTTTACCCGTGTGAATGTAGTATACGTTACTTTGCCAGAATTCCTGAAAAAATTACCCGCCGACCTTCCTCTATATGGCGCTTCGCTCCATGGCCAGAACATTCATCGCTTAACGTTACAACCTACCGGAGTACTTATTATGGGCAACGAAGCCCACGGCATCCGGCCCGAAGTAGAAAGCTGCTTAACCCAATTAATTAAAATTCCCCGTTTCGGAAAGGCCGAGTCCTTGAACGTAGCGAATGCTACGGGTATAATCCTGGATAATTTTTTTCGAAATGGGTAG
- a CDS encoding NAD(P)/FAD-dependent oxidoreductase, protein MKKELELVLPPEVAYDEALLQNAILKNVGAQPEEIAYIHKLKRSIDARGKNVLLRVRADVYFSTPPNDILQPKFHYPTVDKAPHVIIVGAGPAGLFAALRCIELNLKPIILERGKDVRTRRRDLAAINKEHVVNPDSNYCFGEGGAGTYSDGKLYTRSKKRGDVYRALQILVQHGATPDILFDAHPHIGTNKLPVLISNIRESILNAGGEIHFDTRVTDFIIEQNTIKGVVTQAGNLFEGEGVILATGHSARDIYELLASKNIYIEAKPFAMGVRVEHQQSFIDSIQYHCDNRGPYLPASSYALVHQTTYAKKQRGIFSFCMCPGGFMVPSATAPGEVVVNGMSPSRRDSKFANSGIVVAIETEDMDVKTHGPLAGLRLQQALEQQACAIAGGTQKAPSQLLQDFTRSKLSSHLLETSYQPGLTSVDMNELFPASIAYRLREGFTYFNSKMKNYVSNEAQIIGVESRTSSPVRIPRDRETLEHVQINNLYPCGEGAGYAGGIVSAAMDGERCAEKIAAKVNR, encoded by the coding sequence ATGAAAAAAGAATTAGAACTGGTTCTTCCTCCAGAAGTAGCTTACGATGAAGCGCTTCTGCAAAATGCTATCTTAAAAAACGTGGGTGCCCAACCAGAAGAGATAGCCTACATTCATAAATTAAAACGCTCGATAGATGCCCGTGGAAAAAATGTATTGTTACGGGTACGGGCCGACGTATATTTTAGCACTCCCCCAAACGATATTCTGCAACCTAAATTCCACTACCCTACCGTTGATAAAGCGCCACATGTTATTATTGTAGGAGCTGGTCCGGCAGGTTTGTTTGCGGCTTTGCGCTGTATTGAATTAAATTTAAAGCCAATAATCTTAGAACGGGGCAAGGATGTACGCACCCGCCGGCGGGATTTGGCAGCTATTAACAAAGAACACGTTGTAAATCCGGATTCTAATTATTGTTTCGGCGAAGGCGGTGCTGGTACCTACTCCGATGGTAAATTGTATACCCGTTCTAAGAAACGGGGCGATGTTTACCGGGCTTTGCAAATTTTAGTGCAGCACGGTGCTACTCCCGATATTTTGTTTGATGCGCACCCGCATATTGGCACAAATAAGCTGCCGGTTTTAATTTCTAATATTCGGGAAAGTATTTTAAACGCCGGTGGAGAAATTCATTTTGATACCCGCGTTACAGATTTTATAATTGAGCAAAACACTATAAAAGGAGTAGTTACCCAAGCGGGTAATCTGTTCGAAGGCGAAGGCGTAATTTTAGCAACCGGACACTCGGCCCGTGATATTTACGAGCTTTTGGCTTCCAAAAATATTTACATTGAAGCCAAGCCTTTTGCCATGGGAGTGCGGGTAGAACATCAGCAATCTTTTATTGATTCCATTCAATACCATTGCGATAACCGCGGACCGTATTTACCGGCATCATCGTATGCTTTGGTGCACCAAACTACTTACGCTAAAAAACAGCGGGGCATATTTTCGTTCTGTATGTGTCCGGGTGGTTTTATGGTGCCTTCTGCTACTGCTCCGGGCGAAGTGGTGGTAAACGGCATGTCGCCGAGCCGGCGCGATTCTAAGTTTGCTAATTCTGGTATTGTAGTAGCTATTGAAACAGAAGATATGGACGTAAAAACCCATGGACCATTAGCGGGTTTACGCTTGCAACAAGCCCTGGAACAACAAGCTTGCGCTATTGCGGGAGGTACACAAAAAGCCCCGTCCCAACTTTTGCAGGACTTTACCCGATCCAAGCTCTCCAGCCATTTACTCGAAACGTCGTACCAGCCCGGTTTAACTTCCGTGGATATGAATGAATTATTTCCGGCCAGCATTGCATACCGATTGCGCGAAGGATTTACTTATTTTAACAGTAAAATGAAAAATTATGTAAGTAACGAAGCCCAGATTATAGGGGTAGAAAGCCGCACTTCGTCCCCCGTACGAATTCCGCGCGACCGGGAAACGCTCGAACACGTACAAATTAACAACTTGTATCCGTGCGGCGAAGGTGCGGGTTATGCCGGTGGAATTGTTTCTGCCGCTATGGATGGAGAACGGTGCGCGGAAAAAATTGCCGCCAAAGTGAACCGTTAA